In a genomic window of Saccharothrix sp. HUAS TT1:
- a CDS encoding 2Fe-2S iron-sulfur cluster-binding protein, whose amino-acid sequence MDGDIELRVDGRRRRLRVDTRTTLLDALRDGVGATAPKKGCDHGQCGACTVLLDGRRAITCLALAVAHDGAEITTAEGLADGGRLHPVQEAFLERDALQCGFCTPGQVCSAVGVLDEVAAGHPSAVTEDLAGPVELTDEEVRERMSGNLCRCGAYVNIVAAVRDGAR is encoded by the coding sequence GTGGACGGTGACATCGAGCTGCGGGTGGACGGACGTCGCCGACGCCTGCGCGTGGACACCAGGACGACCCTGCTGGACGCGTTGCGCGACGGCGTCGGTGCGACCGCGCCGAAGAAGGGTTGCGACCACGGTCAGTGCGGCGCGTGCACGGTCCTGCTCGACGGGCGGCGGGCGATCACGTGCCTGGCGCTGGCGGTGGCGCACGACGGGGCCGAGATCACCACGGCCGAAGGGCTCGCGGACGGCGGGCGGCTGCACCCGGTGCAGGAGGCGTTCCTGGAGCGGGACGCGTTGCAGTGCGGGTTCTGCACGCCGGGGCAGGTGTGCTCGGCCGTCGGCGTGCTGGACGAGGTGGCGGCCGGTCACCCGAGCGCGGTCACCGAAGACCTGGCCGGGCCGGTGGAGCTGACCGACGAGGAGGTCCGGGAGCGGATGAGCGGGAACCTGTGCCGGTGCGGCGCGTACGTCAACATCGTGGCCGCGGTCCGGGACGGCGCCCGGTGA